The proteins below come from a single Arthrobacter sp. zg-Y1171 genomic window:
- a CDS encoding YigZ family protein has product MSDIDAAAGRYTTIAGEHRAELEIRRSRFITVLRRTETEEQARALVADLRREFHDARHHCSAFVLGPGREVQRSNDDGEPSGTAGIPMLEALTKRETFNGATDLSDITAVTVRYFGGILLGAGGLVRAYSESVSSALDTAPLLRRRRMQLYGIPAGHSAAGRLENDLRTAGVSVLGTDYSAAGASINVALPDTPDALAAFHARLASLTAGASEPVPLGTEWIDRD; this is encoded by the coding sequence GTGAGCGATATCGACGCGGCGGCGGGGCGCTACACCACCATCGCCGGTGAACACCGCGCTGAACTCGAAATCAGACGCTCACGCTTCATCACCGTGCTGCGCCGCACCGAAACCGAGGAGCAGGCGCGCGCCCTGGTGGCGGACCTGCGCCGTGAGTTCCATGACGCCCGGCACCACTGCAGCGCCTTCGTGCTGGGCCCCGGGCGCGAGGTCCAGCGTTCCAACGACGACGGCGAACCCTCCGGCACCGCCGGCATTCCGATGCTGGAAGCGCTCACCAAGCGGGAAACCTTCAACGGAGCGACCGACCTCAGCGACATCACTGCCGTGACCGTCCGCTACTTCGGCGGGATCCTCCTCGGCGCGGGCGGGCTGGTGCGTGCCTACTCCGAGTCCGTCTCCTCGGCCCTCGACACCGCTCCCCTGCTGCGCCGACGGCGGATGCAGCTTTACGGCATTCCGGCCGGACACTCCGCCGCCGGAAGGCTGGAAAACGACCTCCGTACCGCAGGCGTCAGCGTGCTGGGCACGGATTATTCCGCCGCCGGTGCCTCCATCAACGTCGCCCTGCCGGACACCCCCGACGCCCTGGCTGCCTTCCATGCCAGGCTCGCCTCCCTGACCGCCGGAGCCTCCGAACCGGTCCCCCTTGGAACAGAATGGATCGACCGTGACTGA
- a CDS encoding alpha/beta fold hydrolase, with protein sequence MNVTDHWFTVPLDHSAPDGETITVFAREYVDAELPAGDIEDLPWLLYLQGGPGGKGNRLLQFGGWTKAASKHFRILMLDQRGTGLSTPADRQTLPRRGDAAAQAAYLTHFRADSIVADAELIRQALGSGPWSTYGQSYGGFCTLTYLSFAPEGLRECLVTGGLAPLTGPADRVYEATFRRVAARNAEYFGRYPEDRETTTRIARHLESVPEFLPTGERLTVRRFQMAGSYLGGNTRVDGLHYLLQEAFVPTPDGERLSDTFLEAVHGLVTRAPNPLYAVMHESIYGQGEATNWAAERVLESFPEFEPTATEPLFTGEMVYPWYFDEDPALVPLRGTAELLARKSDWDPLYDTAQLARNTVPVAAAVYTDDIYVDRELSMETAGAVKGVQVWETADFHHDGIADDGEAIFNRLLGMVRGKDA encoded by the coding sequence ATGAACGTGACGGACCACTGGTTTACCGTGCCGCTGGACCACTCGGCGCCGGACGGCGAAACCATCACGGTCTTTGCCCGCGAATACGTCGACGCCGAACTGCCCGCGGGTGACATCGAAGACCTGCCGTGGCTGCTGTACCTGCAGGGCGGCCCCGGCGGCAAGGGCAACCGGCTGCTGCAGTTCGGCGGCTGGACGAAGGCGGCGTCCAAGCACTTCCGGATCCTGATGCTGGACCAGCGCGGCACCGGGCTTTCCACTCCGGCGGACCGGCAGACCCTGCCGCGCCGCGGAGACGCTGCGGCGCAGGCAGCGTATCTCACCCATTTCCGGGCAGATTCAATTGTGGCCGACGCCGAACTGATCCGGCAGGCCCTCGGCTCAGGGCCGTGGAGCACCTACGGGCAGAGCTACGGCGGCTTCTGCACCCTGACCTACCTCTCCTTCGCCCCCGAGGGACTGCGCGAATGCCTCGTCACCGGCGGGTTGGCCCCCTTGACGGGACCCGCGGACCGGGTCTACGAGGCAACCTTCCGGCGGGTGGCGGCACGCAACGCGGAGTACTTCGGACGCTACCCGGAAGACCGGGAAACCACCACGCGGATTGCCCGGCACCTCGAGTCCGTCCCGGAGTTCCTGCCCACCGGGGAACGGCTGACCGTGCGGCGTTTCCAGATGGCCGGGTCCTATCTGGGCGGCAACACCCGGGTGGACGGGCTGCATTACCTGCTGCAGGAAGCCTTCGTTCCCACCCCGGACGGCGAACGCCTCTCGGACACCTTCCTGGAGGCCGTCCACGGGCTGGTCACCCGTGCCCCGAATCCGCTGTACGCGGTGATGCACGAGTCAATCTACGGCCAGGGCGAAGCCACCAACTGGGCCGCGGAGCGCGTCCTGGAGTCCTTCCCCGAGTTCGAACCCACGGCCACGGAACCGCTCTTCACCGGCGAGATGGTCTACCCGTGGTACTTCGACGAGGACCCGGCGCTCGTCCCGCTTCGCGGCACGGCAGAACTGCTGGCCCGGAAGTCGGACTGGGATCCCCTCTACGACACCGCCCAACTGGCGCGCAACACCGTGCCCGTGGCCGCGGCCGTCTACACGGACGACATTTACGTGGACCGGGAGCTGTCCATGGAGACGGCCGGCGCCGTGAAGGGTGTGCAGGTCTGGGAAACCGCCGATTTCCACCACGACGGAATTGCGGACGACGGCGAGGCCATCTTCAACCGCCTGCTGGGCATGGTCCGCGGCAAGGACGCGTAG
- a CDS encoding NUDIX hydrolase, with protein sequence MPEPRPGQSLVYAWSGPPSLELWTEEVTRNGRSWLQHRLVAEHGTPGVVIVAVADGHFAMVEHWRPAAGRSFLEFPRGFGSPAGSGPDLAVRDAARELEEETGLQGTRFRVLGSVWADSSLLQGHAVVVATTVDRSAEPLTRDGEIDGFRWVPVDSVPALMAAGEIADGLTLSAYAFWTGDRTPGQ encoded by the coding sequence ATGCCGGAGCCTCGCCCGGGCCAGAGCCTGGTGTATGCCTGGTCCGGACCGCCAAGCCTTGAACTGTGGACCGAAGAGGTCACCCGCAACGGAAGGTCCTGGCTGCAGCACCGGCTTGTTGCGGAACACGGCACCCCCGGCGTGGTCATCGTCGCGGTGGCCGACGGCCACTTTGCCATGGTGGAGCACTGGCGGCCTGCAGCCGGGCGCAGTTTCCTCGAGTTTCCGAGGGGGTTCGGGAGCCCTGCCGGCTCCGGGCCGGACCTGGCCGTCCGCGATGCAGCGCGCGAGCTGGAAGAGGAAACCGGACTGCAGGGTACCCGCTTCCGGGTACTGGGGTCCGTGTGGGCAGACAGCTCTCTCCTGCAGGGCCATGCAGTGGTTGTCGCGACCACCGTGGACCGGTCCGCGGAACCGCTCACCCGCGACGGTGAAATAGATGGGTTCCGCTGGGTCCCGGTGGACAGCGTCCCGGCCCTCATGGCGGCAGGGGAGATAGCCGACGGCCTGACGTTGTCCGCCTACGCGTTCTGGACGGGTGACCGGACACCCGGCCAGTAG
- the coaE gene encoding dephospho-CoA kinase gives MLKVGLTGGIAAGKSLVARTLVQRGAVLVDADALAREVVAPGTEGLAAVVEAFGPQVLAADGSLDRPALAAVVFGDEERRAVLNGIVHPLVRARAAQLAAEAPPDGILVQDIPLLVETGQAGNFDFVVVVEAPEDVRLQRMVQDRGMDPEAARARIAAQATPEQRAEAADVVLHNTGTPEELVAAVRDLWETRLVPLNEARSRAGR, from the coding sequence ATGCTCAAGGTTGGACTCACCGGCGGGATCGCCGCCGGAAAATCCCTGGTCGCCCGGACCCTCGTCCAGCGCGGTGCCGTGCTGGTGGACGCCGATGCCCTGGCCCGTGAAGTGGTGGCGCCGGGCACGGAAGGCCTGGCCGCCGTCGTCGAGGCCTTCGGCCCTCAGGTCCTGGCCGCGGACGGCTCGCTGGACCGCCCGGCGCTGGCCGCCGTGGTCTTCGGCGACGAGGAACGCCGTGCCGTACTGAACGGCATTGTCCATCCGCTGGTCCGCGCGCGGGCGGCGCAGCTTGCGGCGGAGGCTCCGCCGGACGGGATCCTGGTCCAGGACATCCCGCTGCTGGTGGAAACCGGCCAGGCCGGGAACTTCGACTTCGTCGTCGTGGTGGAGGCGCCCGAGGACGTGCGGCTGCAGCGCATGGTGCAGGACCGGGGGATGGATCCCGAGGCCGCGCGCGCCCGGATCGCCGCGCAGGCCACTCCCGAACAGCGGGCGGAGGCGGCCGACGTCGTCCTGCACAACACCGGCACCCCCGAGGAACTGGTGGCCGCCGTACGCGACCTCTGGGAGACCCGGCTGGTGCCGCTGAACGAGGCGCGGAGCCGGGCCGGCCGGTAG
- the uvrB gene encoding excinuclease ABC subunit UvrB — protein MSLAQDIKRVVAPFEVISDYKPAGDQPTAIKELAERINAGEKDVVLLGATGTGKSATAAWLVEQVQRPTLVMVQNKTLAAQLANEFRELLPNNAVEYFVSYYDYYQPEAYVPQTDTFIEKDSSINEEVERLRHSATNALLTRRDVIVVATVSCIYGLGTPEEYIEAMVTLRRGQQMNRDDLLRRFVAMQYVRNDMDFHRGTFRVRGDTVEIIPMYEENAIRVEFFGDEIENIYTLHPLTGDVIHEETEMYVFPASHYVAGEDRMHRAIRQIEDELQVRLKELESQNKLVEAQRLRMRTTYDLEMMQQMGFCNGIENYSRHIDGRGPGTAPHCLLDYFPDDFLLVVDESHVTIPQIGAMYEGDMSRKRTLVDHGFRLPSAMDNRPLKWDEFLERIGQTVYMSATPGKYELSKSDGYVEQIIRPTGLVDPQVVVKPSKGQIDDLLGEIRTRTERDERVLVTTLTKRMAEDLTGYLLEHGVKVEYLHSDVDTLRRVELLRELRMGTFDVLVGINLLREGLDLPEVSLVSILDADKEGFLRSSTSLIQTIGRAARNVSGEVHMYADRITDSMAKAIDETNRRREIQVAYNKKHGVDPQPLRKKIADITDQLAREDADTKALLAEAAKQKTKGKGKGVRKDGLAAAPAEDLTSLIASMTEQMHAAAAELQFELAARLRDEVGDLKKELRQMQAAGHA, from the coding sequence ATGAGTCTTGCGCAGGACATCAAGAGAGTCGTAGCACCGTTTGAGGTCATCAGTGACTACAAGCCCGCCGGTGACCAGCCGACCGCCATCAAGGAACTCGCCGAGCGGATCAACGCAGGCGAGAAGGACGTCGTGCTGCTTGGTGCCACCGGTACCGGTAAGAGCGCGACGGCGGCCTGGCTCGTGGAGCAGGTGCAGCGGCCCACGCTGGTGATGGTGCAGAACAAGACGCTGGCCGCCCAGCTGGCCAACGAGTTCCGGGAGCTGCTGCCCAACAACGCGGTGGAGTACTTCGTTTCCTACTACGACTACTACCAGCCGGAAGCCTACGTCCCGCAGACGGATACCTTCATTGAGAAGGACTCCTCGATCAATGAGGAAGTCGAACGCCTGCGCCACTCGGCCACCAACGCCCTGCTGACCCGGCGTGACGTGATTGTGGTGGCTACGGTGTCCTGCATTTACGGCCTGGGCACACCGGAAGAGTACATCGAGGCAATGGTGACCCTGCGCCGGGGCCAGCAGATGAACCGCGATGACCTGCTGCGCCGCTTCGTGGCCATGCAGTACGTCCGCAATGACATGGACTTCCACCGCGGCACCTTCCGGGTCCGCGGCGACACCGTGGAAATCATTCCGATGTACGAAGAGAACGCGATCCGCGTCGAGTTCTTCGGCGACGAGATCGAGAACATCTACACCCTGCATCCGCTGACCGGGGACGTGATCCACGAAGAGACGGAGATGTACGTCTTCCCGGCGTCGCACTATGTGGCCGGCGAGGACCGGATGCACCGGGCCATCCGCCAGATCGAGGACGAGCTGCAGGTGCGGCTGAAGGAACTGGAATCGCAGAACAAGCTGGTGGAAGCCCAGCGGCTGCGGATGCGCACCACCTATGACCTGGAAATGATGCAGCAGATGGGCTTCTGCAACGGCATCGAGAACTACTCGCGGCACATCGACGGCCGCGGCCCGGGCACCGCTCCGCACTGCCTGCTGGACTATTTCCCGGACGACTTCCTGCTGGTGGTGGACGAATCGCACGTCACCATTCCGCAGATCGGTGCCATGTACGAAGGCGACATGTCCCGCAAGCGCACCCTGGTGGACCACGGCTTCCGGCTGCCCTCTGCCATGGACAACCGCCCGCTGAAATGGGACGAATTCCTGGAACGGATCGGCCAGACCGTCTACATGTCCGCTACCCCGGGCAAGTACGAACTGTCCAAGTCCGACGGCTACGTGGAGCAGATCATCCGCCCCACCGGCCTGGTGGATCCGCAGGTGGTGGTCAAGCCGAGCAAGGGCCAGATCGATGACCTGCTGGGTGAAATCCGCACCCGCACCGAACGGGATGAACGCGTCCTGGTGACCACGCTGACCAAGCGGATGGCCGAGGACCTGACCGGCTATCTGCTGGAGCACGGGGTCAAGGTGGAATACCTGCACTCCGACGTCGACACGCTGCGCCGCGTGGAGCTGCTCCGCGAACTGCGGATGGGCACCTTCGATGTGCTGGTCGGCATTAACCTGCTTCGAGAGGGCCTCGACCTTCCCGAGGTATCGCTGGTGAGCATCCTCGACGCCGACAAGGAAGGCTTCCTGCGTTCCTCCACCTCGCTGATCCAGACCATCGGCCGTGCCGCCCGTAACGTGTCGGGCGAGGTGCACATGTATGCGGACCGGATCACCGATTCCATGGCCAAGGCCATTGATGAGACCAACCGCCGGCGCGAAATCCAGGTGGCGTACAACAAGAAGCACGGCGTGGACCCGCAGCCGCTGCGCAAGAAGATCGCGGACATCACGGACCAGCTGGCGCGCGAGGATGCCGACACCAAGGCCCTCCTGGCGGAGGCTGCCAAGCAGAAGACGAAGGGCAAGGGCAAGGGGGTCCGGAAGGACGGCCTGGCAGCTGCTCCCGCCGAGGACCTCACCAGCCTGATCGCGTCCATGACCGAGCAGATGCATGCTGCTGCCGCCGAGCTGCAGTTCGAATTGGCTGCCCGGCTGCGTGACGAGGTGGGGGACCTGAAGAAGGAACTGCGGCAGATGCAGGCCGCCGGGCACGCCTAG
- a CDS encoding MBL fold metallo-hydrolase codes for MEDLENITIRSVSVSEMDNNVYLLTGKASGAQVLIDAAADFPAIQQLLAEGAQDAAVPAKLELVITTHSHWDHVRALAETVAATGARTAAGTADIPDIEVPTLVPLEHGDTGTFPDFELEAISLRGHTPGSVALLYRDPHGPAHLFTGDSLFPGGLGNTQKDPERFAQLYQDVFERVFDYLPDDTVVHPGHGAGTTLGAERPHLREWKERGW; via the coding sequence ATGGAGGATCTGGAGAACATCACTATCCGCAGCGTGTCCGTCAGCGAGATGGACAACAACGTCTACCTGCTCACCGGTAAAGCATCCGGTGCGCAGGTACTAATCGATGCCGCCGCCGACTTCCCCGCCATCCAGCAGCTGCTGGCCGAGGGTGCGCAGGACGCAGCGGTACCGGCGAAGCTGGAACTGGTCATCACCACGCACAGCCACTGGGACCATGTCCGGGCGCTCGCCGAAACGGTGGCGGCCACCGGTGCCCGGACCGCAGCCGGCACCGCGGACATCCCCGACATTGAGGTGCCCACGCTTGTTCCCCTGGAGCACGGGGACACCGGCACGTTCCCGGACTTCGAGCTGGAGGCCATCTCGCTGCGCGGCCACACGCCCGGGTCCGTGGCGCTGCTCTACCGCGATCCGCACGGTCCGGCCCACCTGTTTACCGGGGATTCCCTCTTCCCCGGCGGGCTGGGCAACACGCAGAAGGACCCGGAACGGTTTGCCCAGCTCTACCAGGACGTATTCGAACGTGTGTTCGATTACCTGCCGGATGACACGGTGGTGCACCCGGGACACGGTGCCGGCACCACGCTGGGCGCCGAGCGTCCGCACCTGCGGGAATGGAAGGAACGCGGCTGGTAG
- a CDS encoding methyltransferase has protein sequence MTDPAPGRTDFDFSRLRRRPDVEAPNLQAWDTADTLLLDTAAADLSAAADPDQPGVVVIGDSYGALTLGAAARHGLHSLRVHQDPLSGEQALDANAADLGLPDVFSHHSLTAPLVKDARLVLLRLPRSLAALEEIAALIAASAAPDVTVYAGGRVKHMTPAMNEVLARYFGSVTAGLGRQKSRVLTAGSPLPAGQLPEPSFPMSQRHDVGLARPLELWAYGAAFGGTALDPGTRFLLPHLAQARAARRAVDLGCGTGTIAAYLALTRPGLTVLATDQSAAAVASAARTLAANGVADRAVVTRADALGPLPDSSEELVVLNPPFHIGAAVHAGIALKLFADAGRVLRPGGELWTVWNSHLLYRPALARLVGPTREVARNPKFTVTVSTRR, from the coding sequence GTGACTGACCCCGCACCGGGCCGGACCGATTTCGACTTTTCCCGACTGCGCCGCAGGCCGGACGTCGAAGCTCCCAACCTGCAGGCCTGGGATACCGCCGACACACTTCTGCTCGACACTGCCGCAGCAGATCTTTCCGCAGCAGCGGACCCGGACCAGCCCGGCGTCGTCGTCATCGGCGACTCCTACGGCGCGCTCACGCTCGGAGCCGCGGCCCGGCACGGGCTGCACAGCCTCCGCGTGCACCAGGATCCGCTGAGCGGCGAACAGGCACTGGATGCCAACGCCGCGGACCTGGGGCTGCCGGACGTTTTCAGCCACCATTCCCTCACGGCGCCGCTTGTGAAAGACGCCCGCCTGGTGCTGCTGCGGCTCCCCCGCTCGCTGGCCGCGCTGGAAGAGATCGCTGCGCTGATCGCGGCCTCCGCCGCACCCGATGTCACGGTCTACGCCGGCGGACGGGTCAAGCACATGACTCCGGCCATGAACGAGGTCCTCGCCCGGTACTTCGGCTCCGTGACCGCCGGGCTGGGCCGGCAGAAATCCCGGGTCCTGACGGCCGGCTCGCCCCTTCCGGCCGGACAGCTCCCGGAACCCTCCTTTCCGATGTCGCAGCGGCACGACGTCGGACTGGCGCGGCCGCTGGAACTCTGGGCCTACGGTGCGGCGTTCGGCGGTACCGCACTGGATCCCGGCACCCGGTTCCTGCTGCCGCACCTGGCCCAGGCGCGCGCTGCCCGGCGCGCCGTGGACCTGGGCTGCGGGACCGGGACCATCGCCGCCTACCTCGCGCTGACCCGGCCGGGCCTCACGGTCCTGGCTACGGACCAGTCAGCCGCTGCCGTGGCCTCGGCCGCACGGACACTGGCGGCCAACGGCGTGGCGGACCGCGCCGTCGTCACCCGGGCCGATGCACTGGGCCCGCTGCCGGACAGTTCGGAGGAACTGGTGGTGCTGAACCCGCCGTTCCACATCGGTGCCGCGGTGCATGCCGGCATCGCCCTCAAGCTTTTTGCCGATGCCGGACGCGTCCTGCGGCCGGGCGGCGAACTCTGGACGGTTTGGAACAGCCACCTGCTGTACCGGCCCGCCCTGGCCAGGCTGGTGGGTCCCACCCGGGAAGTGGCCCGCAACCCCAAGTTCACGGTCACGGTCAGCACCCGGCGCTAA
- a CDS encoding RNA helicase has protein sequence MKLLEQLASGPSSTRTIDPDETYTSFLEWVESRGMSLYPAQDEAVMELVTGNNVILATPTGSGKSMVAIAAHFHAMAHDERSYYTAPIKALVSEKFFALCEIFGAENVGMVTGDSSVNKDAPIICCTAEILANIALREGADADLGTVIMDEFHFYSDPQRGWAWQVPLLELPQAQFLLMSATLGDMTRIANELSELTNRDTVTVSSVQRPIPLHYYYVETPVQESLEELLATKQVPVYVVHFSQIEAIDRAQALMSINVCTREEKDRIAELIAGFRFAPGFGKTLNRLVRHGIGVHHAGMLPKYRRLVEQLAQAGLLKVICGTDTLGVGINVPIRTVLITALSKYDGTRTRPLKVREFHQIAGRAGRAGYDTAGTVVVQAPEHVIENVKAMAKAQAKFGDDQKKLRQVVKKKPQAGFVSWGKPTFEKLVDGTPEPLTSSFNITHSMLLNLLERPGDPFTAAKKLLTNNHETRSSQLALMKKALSIYRELKTAGIVEVLPEPDADGRTVRLKVHLQPNFALNQPLSPFAMASLEILDPDSPSYALDVVSVIEAIMEKPRQVLSAQEKKARGEAIAAMKSQGIEYDERMALLEEVTYPQPLAELLEQSFEVYRSGAPWLGEFELSPKSIVRDMYERAMSFGEYVQFYSLARSEGVLLRYLSDTYKALLHTVPPERLREDLEDIIEWLGELVRQTDSSLLDEWEELTNGINPDASNEPVLPPVPDRLTANVRAFRVMVRNEMFSRVKLFADEDDRALGELDGDAGWDADRWAEVLDAYFEEHEDIDDGPDGRGPNLLIIKELPGKWEVRQIFKDPANHLDWGITAEVDLPASDEAGSPVIKVITAGRLD, from the coding sequence ATGAAACTTCTTGAGCAGCTTGCCTCCGGCCCGTCCAGCACCCGCACCATCGATCCCGACGAGACCTACACGTCCTTCCTGGAGTGGGTGGAGAGCCGGGGAATGTCGCTGTACCCGGCGCAGGACGAGGCAGTGATGGAGCTGGTGACGGGCAACAACGTCATCCTGGCCACCCCCACCGGGTCCGGCAAATCGATGGTGGCGATTGCTGCGCATTTCCATGCCATGGCGCACGATGAGCGCAGTTACTACACCGCCCCCATCAAGGCCCTGGTGTCGGAGAAGTTCTTTGCCCTGTGCGAGATCTTCGGCGCCGAGAACGTCGGCATGGTCACCGGCGACTCCTCCGTCAACAAGGACGCCCCGATCATCTGCTGCACCGCGGAGATCCTGGCCAACATCGCCCTGCGCGAAGGGGCCGACGCGGACCTGGGCACCGTCATCATGGACGAGTTCCACTTCTACTCGGACCCGCAGCGCGGCTGGGCCTGGCAGGTTCCGCTGCTGGAGCTGCCGCAGGCCCAGTTCCTGCTCATGTCCGCCACCCTGGGCGACATGACCCGGATCGCCAACGAGCTCAGCGAACTCACCAACCGGGACACCGTCACGGTCTCCTCCGTGCAGCGGCCCATCCCCCTGCACTACTACTACGTGGAGACACCGGTCCAGGAATCCCTGGAGGAGCTGCTGGCCACCAAGCAGGTCCCGGTCTACGTAGTGCACTTCTCCCAGATCGAAGCCATTGACCGGGCCCAGGCCCTGATGAGCATCAATGTCTGCACCCGCGAGGAAAAGGACCGGATTGCGGAGCTGATTGCCGGCTTCCGGTTCGCCCCCGGCTTCGGCAAGACCCTGAACCGGCTGGTCCGGCACGGCATCGGCGTGCACCACGCCGGCATGCTGCCCAAGTACCGCCGCCTGGTGGAGCAGTTGGCGCAGGCCGGCCTGCTGAAGGTCATCTGCGGCACCGACACCCTGGGGGTCGGCATCAACGTGCCCATCCGCACCGTGCTGATCACCGCCCTGTCCAAGTACGACGGCACGCGCACCCGGCCACTGAAGGTCCGTGAGTTCCACCAGATCGCCGGACGCGCCGGGCGGGCCGGCTATGACACGGCGGGCACCGTCGTCGTACAGGCACCGGAACACGTGATCGAGAACGTCAAGGCGATGGCCAAGGCGCAGGCGAAGTTCGGTGATGACCAGAAGAAGCTGCGTCAGGTGGTGAAGAAGAAACCGCAGGCCGGGTTTGTGTCCTGGGGCAAGCCCACCTTCGAAAAGCTGGTGGACGGCACCCCGGAGCCGCTGACCTCCAGCTTCAACATCACCCACTCCATGCTGCTGAACCTGCTGGAGCGTCCGGGTGACCCGTTCACCGCGGCCAAGAAACTGCTCACCAACAACCACGAGACCCGGTCCTCCCAGCTGGCCCTGATGAAGAAGGCCCTGAGCATCTACCGGGAGCTGAAGACCGCCGGCATTGTCGAGGTGCTGCCCGAGCCCGACGCCGACGGCCGCACCGTCCGCCTGAAGGTGCACCTGCAGCCGAACTTCGCCCTCAACCAGCCGCTGTCCCCGTTTGCCATGGCCTCCCTGGAGATCCTGGACCCGGACAGCCCGTCCTACGCCCTGGACGTGGTGTCCGTGATCGAGGCGATCATGGAAAAGCCCCGGCAGGTCCTCTCCGCCCAGGAGAAGAAGGCCCGCGGCGAGGCGATCGCCGCCATGAAGTCCCAGGGCATCGAGTACGACGAGCGGATGGCCCTGCTGGAGGAAGTCACTTATCCGCAGCCGCTGGCGGAGCTGCTGGAACAGTCCTTCGAGGTGTACCGGTCCGGTGCTCCCTGGCTGGGCGAGTTCGAACTCAGTCCCAAGTCGATTGTCCGCGACATGTACGAGCGGGCCATGAGCTTCGGCGAATACGTGCAGTTCTACTCGCTGGCCCGTTCCGAAGGCGTGCTGCTGCGCTACCTCTCGGACACCTACAAGGCCCTGCTGCACACCGTCCCGCCGGAACGGCTGCGCGAAGACCTGGAAGACATCATCGAGTGGCTGGGCGAGCTGGTCCGCCAGACCGATTCCTCGCTGCTGGACGAATGGGAAGAGCTGACCAACGGCATCAACCCCGATGCTTCGAACGAACCGGTCCTTCCGCCGGTGCCGGACCGGCTGACCGCCAACGTGCGGGCCTTCCGGGTCATGGTCCGCAACGAGATGTTCTCCCGGGTGAAGCTCTTTGCCGACGAGGACGACCGCGCCCTGGGCGAGCTCGACGGCGACGCCGGCTGGGACGCCGACCGCTGGGCCGAGGTCCTGGACGCGTACTTCGAGGAACACGAGGACATCGACGACGGGCCCGACGGCCGCGGCCCGAACCTGCTGATCATCAAGGAACTGCCCGGCAAATGGGAAGTCCGGCAGATCTTCAAGGACCCGGCCAACCACTTGGACTGGGGCATCACTGCGGAAGTGGACCTGCCCGCCTCGGATGAAGCCGGCAGCCCCGTCATCAAGGTGATCACCGCCGGCCGCCTGGATTAG
- a CDS encoding GNAT family N-acetyltransferase: MQIRPARREDVPVILELIHDLAIYEKEPHAVKNTVAALEANLFGEHPAIFAHVAVEHGAIQGFALWFLNYSTWEGVHGIYLEDLYVRPEARAGGIGKALLRTLAETAVERGYARVEWCVLNWNEPSIGFYKSLGAVPQDDWTTFRLAGDALASFGTSSEAAK, from the coding sequence ATGCAGATCCGTCCCGCACGTCGAGAAGACGTCCCCGTCATCCTCGAACTGATCCATGACCTTGCCATCTATGAAAAAGAGCCGCACGCGGTAAAAAACACCGTGGCGGCCCTGGAAGCCAACCTCTTCGGCGAGCACCCGGCCATCTTCGCCCACGTGGCGGTGGAGCACGGAGCGATACAGGGCTTTGCCCTCTGGTTCCTGAACTACTCCACCTGGGAGGGCGTGCACGGCATCTACCTCGAGGACCTCTACGTCCGGCCCGAGGCCCGGGCCGGGGGCATCGGCAAGGCGCTGCTGCGCACGCTGGCGGAAACCGCCGTCGAGCGCGGCTACGCCCGGGTCGAATGGTGCGTGCTGAATTGGAATGAACCTTCCATCGGCTTCTACAAATCCCTGGGTGCCGTCCCGCAGGATGACTGGACCACGTTCCGGCTCGCCGGGGACGCACTGGCCAGCTTCGGCACCTCGTCAGAGGCGGCGAAGTGA
- a CDS encoding trans-aconitate 2-methyltransferase → MKWDPEKYTQFSSHRDRPFFDLTARVAASSPARVVDLGCGTGVLTAALAARWPQAQVTGVDSSQEMVAAARALEGAPSNLDFVQGRIEDWEPEPGTEVVVSNAALQWVPGHQELLRRWAKQLDDGAWLAVQVPGNFTAPSHVLMRELAASAAWAPKLEGVLRHADAVDEPVDYLALFTEAGFEADVWETSYAQVLAGEDPVLEWVRGTALRPVIDALSTEDFTAFETEYAALLRQAYPRQAWGTVFPFRRLFMVGRKAG, encoded by the coding sequence ATGAAATGGGATCCCGAAAAGTACACACAGTTCTCCTCGCACCGCGACCGCCCGTTCTTCGACCTCACGGCCCGGGTAGCGGCTTCTTCCCCGGCCCGGGTGGTGGACCTGGGCTGCGGCACGGGCGTCCTCACCGCCGCACTCGCGGCCCGTTGGCCGCAGGCGCAGGTTACCGGCGTCGATTCCTCGCAGGAGATGGTCGCCGCGGCCCGGGCCCTGGAGGGCGCGCCGTCGAACCTGGACTTCGTGCAGGGCCGGATCGAGGACTGGGAACCGGAGCCGGGCACGGAGGTGGTGGTGTCCAACGCCGCACTGCAGTGGGTGCCCGGTCACCAGGAGCTGCTGCGCCGCTGGGCCAAGCAGCTCGACGACGGCGCCTGGCTGGCCGTACAGGTCCCCGGCAACTTCACGGCACCTTCCCATGTGCTGATGCGGGAACTGGCGGCGAGCGCCGCCTGGGCCCCGAAGCTGGAGGGGGTGCTGCGGCATGCCGACGCCGTGGACGAGCCCGTGGACTACCTGGCCCTCTTCACCGAGGCCGGATTCGAAGCGGACGTCTGGGAGACCAGCTACGCCCAGGTCCTAGCCGGTGAGGACCCGGTACTGGAGTGGGTGCGCGGCACCGCCCTGCGTCCGGTCATCGATGCCTTGTCCACCGAGGACTTCACCGCGTTCGAAACCGAATACGCGGCGCTGCTCCGCCAGGCCTATCCGCGGCAGGCCTGGGGAACCGTTTTCCCGTTCCGGCGGCTGTTCATGGTGGGGCGGAAGGCGGGCTAG